The proteins below are encoded in one region of Paracoccus methylovorus:
- a CDS encoding MuF-C-terminal domain-containing protein, whose protein sequence is MAGPFDAYFDQLKQREAASTAARVRLDPLHPDQAAEGLATAKELGVPPGQVMAFPQMFKDRLEQQRATSTLAEAPKLSDWLRSDPVNAALAKDDLENQSWFERNLKPGLDLYGDSVGGSLNESQLGRGFRTGVTGAKQMGVAAATVPIAGAQATMLQRLDAFDRAKDIDPSTPRSQIAEHLGIDPMSPTAAMVADFVRGDAEKRKWYVDRTITAVQSNKELMGALTDRVRAYQDQMRETQGRVPDFTDIDDVKGFMDWAGFNLGQAGPYLLATLAASATAGPAGALGVGYGMGVGDIRAEQINAGQDPFDTGAAGAAVLGAVPYAGLELLGPAARPFRGNSGQVLQQVAEGWAKRMGREVTTDVVEEFINEAGQEIIKDYAVQAGGGAEVELNDETLLKWFNAGMAGAVSGGGLSTISTANTIAAERDAERARNAGRTAAALDQVSQQAQASKVRERSPDAFKAALDHQGVGDQMIYVPAQGLREFFQARDLTMDDQIAQEWGIDPSTFAEMEISGGRVAIPLSNFAAYLSGSEAEAWVRENATMDPDELSIAEAQEFADLVPEDAADAYEQQVAETRAEDEARTSDQQVFDGIYSQLREAGRTTDVADKEARVMSSFFRTMAERVGDDALDLARRFGLRIQGPDADGIPRRRGALDIMLNDLRAGRKEKTGRSLTQFVIDEGGIQDTGGDVAELEVKGLVSEAAEQIRERQVQGTMPGMMPAQGRGLALDELGRKAVEAGYFPELMGEVQGLNNSEAADLGAALLEALREEASGRSRYLPGEGPDPGRAALNDELQRRGIDPATMSNDEIAAALEADPNGVEYGQAAVPDGAVRMWRQGLLRVVSGAAAQTDMVGMGRPGEVLKTAGGLADRPLQFMAGKIRKVMKDHPEISAAVLERIVPRVHDPDYILQSATDPDSIVSVPVELPDGRVMIVAIRKNQRDAQGRPINLITSVYLKDDPQWLAREAAAGRMLYAREGYHSTGQSPNQPGSNSPYVQPRRADLTRSSKRKILSRDDVFKGRELPQGRRGSIVLPAGGPDGAQTVINLFETADLSTFLHEAGHFFLETTAALAADPDAPQQLRDDMAAVREYLGADDGKPFTTDQHEAFARSFEAYVMEGKAPSLALADVFARVKAWLTRIYRSLAGLNVKLSPEIREAFDRMLATDAEIAQARAEAAADPLFRDKPPGMSDGDWNTYQRLARRSKEQAEAKLLEKTMAKVRREKESWWKAERKQLRDEVEARITALPQYRLIEAMANGRIITPDGDQPAPDVRIARKDLVEQFGAGVLAELSRERFGGKRAIYADDGLPPDVAAEMFGFAGAVEMVQILQNTTKRADAINAETDRTMLERYGDPMTDGTIEQEAVDAIHNEQQAQKNVAEARQIAAQLGRDTRSMTPALYRQRARLMLGRMTVREASAPARFLAAERRAGRDAERAFAKVARGDASALATALQAKEQQILNAALFDLSRQAEADVGKAREKMQAYGKKSVREKLEGGYIEQIDDLLDRYDFRRRSPGQVAKTERMREFVDRMIAEGREAELMIDPRMMDDARRVHYSRLSLDEFHGLLDTVANLDHLGRFKQKLITARKRRDLAQTAAEVADAIVENIGSGKIKQESRGRYLLDLVLTADTVLVDVDGGDEFGAAYQAIKQDIDAGYVQVDEMNRELSEKLSDLFKVYSAKDIRDMKVERHINGTRFSWSKWKAIAVALNTGNDDNMARLLAEDAHADQRMTREDLDAVLDTLDKRDWDFVQSMWDLIGSYWPQIEAVTQRRTGVKPGRVEARQVPTKFGTYKGGYYPIKYDAGYGHAAAVDARTEMDKFMSAGRFAKAQTKHGHTIERKASGNGRTLNLDMDVAFTHLRDVIRDIALSEAVDNSYRVLNHGAVAQAFMDAGRKNDLDMMNLWVKDVAQGPIVHTDPLNMFARIVKNNFTLSRLALNMKTAALQMTGVAQSAATVGKRKMARAFADYLKRPGETSREVMAKSEFMRRRQTTFDKDINDFANDAMITSPLRGRVAEAAEFFSRVGFAPLTKVQFYAVDVPTWLAGYRNGLRKFDGDEGQAIAFADRMVARAQDSGAMPDRSAISRGTVSENARQIEWIKLFTTLQGYMIAKFNRGYLTAKQGVRDIRAGETVAERFGATADMATNLMLIYVAESAMMGLLYLAMAAGDDDDEPDREKFFTWLAEETVGTVIGGFPIVRDAWSVMSNPAATGGGVYGSITEIPARLFQQATQGENDKALRRSVADAVGLATGLPSTALMRPIEELLEESDERSLIEALMGRNPLTN, encoded by the coding sequence CATCTCGGGATTGACCCCATGTCGCCCACGGCGGCGATGGTGGCCGACTTCGTGAGGGGTGATGCCGAGAAGCGCAAATGGTATGTGGATCGGACCATTACAGCCGTTCAGTCGAACAAGGAACTGATGGGGGCGCTCACGGATCGCGTGCGAGCCTATCAGGACCAGATGCGCGAAACTCAGGGGCGCGTGCCGGATTTCACCGATATCGACGACGTGAAAGGCTTCATGGATTGGGCCGGGTTCAACCTTGGCCAAGCCGGTCCATACCTGCTGGCGACGCTTGCCGCGTCAGCGACTGCCGGCCCCGCAGGCGCCCTCGGTGTCGGTTACGGCATGGGCGTCGGTGACATCCGGGCCGAACAGATCAATGCCGGGCAGGACCCATTCGATACCGGCGCGGCTGGTGCTGCGGTATTGGGCGCCGTGCCTTATGCGGGGCTGGAATTGCTAGGCCCCGCCGCCCGCCCGTTCAGGGGCAATTCCGGGCAGGTTCTTCAGCAGGTGGCCGAGGGTTGGGCCAAGCGGATGGGCCGTGAGGTCACGACCGATGTTGTCGAGGAGTTCATCAACGAGGCCGGGCAGGAAATCATCAAGGATTATGCCGTTCAGGCTGGGGGCGGTGCCGAGGTCGAGCTGAACGACGAGACTCTGCTGAAGTGGTTCAATGCAGGCATGGCGGGCGCGGTGTCCGGCGGCGGGCTCAGCACCATAAGCACGGCGAATACAATCGCGGCAGAGCGCGACGCTGAACGTGCGCGAAATGCAGGCCGCACCGCAGCCGCACTGGATCAGGTGTCGCAACAGGCACAGGCGTCCAAGGTGCGCGAGCGGTCGCCCGATGCGTTCAAAGCGGCACTGGATCATCAGGGTGTCGGAGATCAAATGATCTATGTGCCGGCACAGGGTTTGCGTGAGTTCTTCCAGGCGCGTGACCTGACCATGGATGATCAGATCGCGCAGGAATGGGGTATCGATCCCAGCACCTTTGCGGAGATGGAGATCAGCGGCGGCCGTGTTGCGATTCCACTTTCGAATTTCGCCGCCTATCTGTCCGGGTCAGAGGCCGAGGCATGGGTGCGCGAGAATGCGACCATGGACCCGGATGAACTGTCCATCGCAGAAGCGCAGGAATTTGCCGATCTGGTGCCAGAAGATGCGGCCGATGCATATGAGCAGCAGGTGGCGGAGACGCGGGCGGAGGACGAGGCCAGAACCTCCGATCAGCAGGTATTCGACGGGATATATTCCCAGCTGCGCGAAGCGGGGCGCACGACGGACGTGGCCGACAAGGAAGCCCGCGTCATGTCCTCGTTCTTCCGCACGATGGCCGAGCGGGTGGGGGATGATGCGCTGGATCTGGCGCGGCGGTTCGGCCTGCGCATTCAGGGGCCCGACGCCGATGGCATCCCCCGCCGTCGCGGCGCGCTGGATATCATGCTCAATGATCTGCGCGCGGGCAGGAAGGAAAAAACCGGTCGCAGTCTGACGCAGTTCGTCATCGACGAGGGCGGCATTCAGGATACCGGCGGCGATGTCGCGGAACTCGAGGTCAAGGGGCTGGTGTCCGAGGCGGCGGAGCAGATCCGCGAACGGCAGGTGCAGGGCACTATGCCAGGGATGATGCCGGCGCAGGGGAGGGGGCTGGCTCTGGACGAGTTGGGCCGGAAGGCGGTCGAGGCCGGTTATTTCCCCGAGCTGATGGGAGAGGTTCAGGGCTTGAATAATAGCGAGGCCGCTGACCTTGGCGCGGCCCTGCTGGAAGCCTTGCGCGAGGAGGCGAGCGGCCGCTCGCGTTACCTTCCGGGCGAAGGGCCTGATCCGGGACGGGCGGCGCTGAACGACGAATTACAGCGTCGCGGGATTGATCCGGCGACGATGAGCAACGACGAGATTGCGGCGGCGCTGGAAGCCGATCCGAATGGCGTGGAGTACGGGCAGGCTGCTGTTCCGGATGGTGCGGTTCGCATGTGGCGGCAAGGCTTGCTGCGGGTGGTTTCGGGTGCTGCTGCGCAGACCGACATGGTTGGAATGGGTAGGCCTGGTGAGGTTCTAAAAACTGCTGGCGGGCTTGCAGACCGGCCCTTGCAGTTCATGGCGGGCAAAATTCGCAAGGTGATGAAGGACCACCCCGAGATTTCAGCAGCAGTTCTTGAGAGAATCGTTCCTCGGGTCCATGATCCTGATTATATCCTGCAATCCGCAACAGACCCGGATAGCATCGTTTCTGTCCCCGTGGAGCTTCCAGACGGGCGCGTGATGATCGTGGCTATCCGTAAGAACCAGCGTGACGCGCAAGGTCGCCCGATAAATCTGATCACCAGCGTGTATCTGAAAGATGACCCGCAATGGCTGGCGCGCGAAGCTGCGGCAGGGCGAATGCTTTATGCAAGAGAGGGATACCACTCGACCGGGCAGAGTCCGAACCAACCGGGGTCCAATTCCCCTTATGTCCAGCCCCGAAGGGCTGATCTCACCCGGTCGAGTAAGCGCAAAATACTCTCCCGTGACGATGTTTTCAAGGGCCGCGAACTGCCGCAAGGCCGCCGCGGCTCCATCGTGCTCCCCGCCGGCGGCCCGGACGGCGCGCAGACGGTCATCAACCTGTTCGAGACGGCGGACTTGTCCACCTTCCTGCATGAGGCGGGACACTTTTTCCTTGAGACCACGGCGGCGCTGGCCGCCGACCCCGATGCACCGCAGCAGCTGCGCGACGACATGGCGGCCGTGCGCGAATATCTGGGGGCCGATGACGGCAAGCCCTTCACCACCGATCAGCACGAGGCCTTCGCCCGGTCGTTCGAGGCTTATGTCATGGAAGGCAAGGCGCCGTCTCTGGCGCTGGCCGATGTATTTGCGCGCGTCAAGGCGTGGCTCACCCGCATTTATCGCTCACTCGCCGGCCTGAACGTGAAACTGTCGCCCGAGATTCGCGAGGCGTTTGACCGGATGCTGGCCACGGATGCCGAGATTGCACAGGCGCGTGCGGAAGCCGCCGCCGACCCGCTGTTCCGGGATAAGCCGCCCGGCATGTCAGACGGGGATTGGAACACTTATCAGCGCCTCGCCCGGCGGTCGAAAGAGCAGGCCGAGGCGAAGCTGTTGGAAAAGACCATGGCCAAGGTGCGCCGCGAAAAGGAATCGTGGTGGAAGGCTGAGCGCAAGCAACTCCGTGATGAGGTTGAGGCGCGGATCACGGCTCTGCCGCAATACCGGCTGATCGAGGCCATGGCGAATGGTCGCATCATCACGCCGGACGGTGACCAGCCGGCGCCGGACGTTCGGATCGCGCGCAAGGATCTGGTGGAGCAGTTCGGCGCTGGCGTTTTGGCGGAGCTGTCTCGCGAGAGGTTCGGGGGCAAGCGGGCCATCTATGCCGACGACGGGTTGCCGCCCGATGTGGCTGCGGAAATGTTCGGCTTTGCCGGTGCGGTCGAGATGGTGCAGATTCTCCAGAACACCACCAAGAGGGCCGATGCCATCAATGCCGAAACCGACCGGACCATGCTGGAGCGATACGGCGATCCCATGACCGATGGCACGATCGAACAAGAGGCGGTGGACGCGATCCACAACGAGCAGCAGGCGCAGAAGAACGTGGCCGAGGCTCGGCAGATCGCCGCGCAGCTCGGACGCGACACCCGCTCCATGACTCCGGCACTGTATCGTCAACGCGCGCGCCTGATGCTTGGTCGCATGACCGTTCGCGAGGCGTCGGCCCCGGCCCGGTTCCTTGCTGCGGAGCGCCGCGCCGGCCGGGATGCAGAGCGCGCCTTTGCCAAGGTGGCGCGCGGCGATGCTTCGGCGCTGGCGACGGCGCTGCAAGCCAAGGAACAGCAGATCCTCAATGCTGCGCTATTCGACCTGTCGCGTCAGGCCGAGGCCGATGTCGGCAAGGCCCGCGAAAAGATGCAAGCGTATGGCAAGAAGTCGGTGCGCGAGAAGCTGGAGGGCGGCTATATCGAGCAGATCGATGACTTGCTCGACCGCTACGATTTCCGCCGCCGGTCACCGGGACAGGTGGCCAAGACCGAGCGCATGCGCGAATTCGTGGACCGGATGATTGCCGAGGGCCGAGAGGCTGAACTGATGATCGATCCGCGCATGATGGACGACGCGCGCCGCGTCCATTACTCGCGCTTGTCGCTGGACGAATTCCACGGCCTTCTCGATACCGTGGCCAACCTCGACCACCTTGGGCGGTTTAAGCAAAAGCTGATAACGGCGCGCAAGCGGCGCGATCTGGCGCAGACAGCGGCAGAGGTGGCGGACGCCATTGTCGAGAATATCGGCTCGGGCAAGATCAAGCAGGAAAGCCGAGGCCGGTATCTGCTCGACTTGGTATTGACCGCGGACACCGTGCTGGTGGACGTGGACGGCGGGGATGAGTTCGGGGCGGCCTATCAGGCGATCAAGCAGGATATCGACGCTGGATACGTCCAGGTGGACGAAATGAATCGCGAACTGTCGGAAAAGCTTTCCGACCTGTTCAAGGTCTATTCGGCCAAGGATATCCGCGACATGAAGGTCGAGCGGCACATCAATGGCACGCGCTTCTCATGGTCGAAGTGGAAGGCAATCGCCGTCGCGCTGAACACCGGCAACGACGATAATATGGCCCGCCTACTGGCCGAAGATGCACATGCCGACCAGCGCATGACGCGGGAAGATCTTGATGCTGTCTTGGATACTCTCGACAAACGGGATTGGGACTTCGTCCAGTCGATGTGGGATCTGATCGGCAGCTACTGGCCGCAGATCGAGGCGGTAACGCAGCGCCGGACCGGGGTTAAGCCCGGGCGGGTCGAGGCGCGGCAAGTCCCGACCAAATTCGGCACCTATAAGGGCGGGTATTACCCGATCAAATACGACGCGGGCTATGGTCATGCTGCTGCGGTGGATGCCCGCACCGAGATGGATAAGTTCATGTCGGCCGGGCGGTTCGCCAAGGCGCAGACCAAGCACGGGCACACGATTGAGCGCAAGGCCAGCGGAAACGGCCGCACGCTCAATCTCGACATGGATGTGGCGTTCACCCACTTGCGCGATGTAATCCGCGATATTGCGCTATCCGAGGCGGTTGATAACTCCTACCGCGTGCTGAACCATGGCGCGGTAGCGCAGGCCTTCATGGATGCGGGGCGGAAGAACGACCTCGACATGATGAACCTCTGGGTCAAGGACGTCGCGCAGGGTCCGATAGTTCACACTGATCCTCTGAACATGTTCGCCCGCATCGTGAAGAACAATTTCACGCTGTCGCGCCTGGCACTGAACATGAAAACTGCGGCCTTGCAGATGACGGGCGTGGCGCAATCGGCGGCGACCGTGGGTAAGCGCAAGATGGCCCGCGCCTTTGCCGATTACTTGAAGCGGCCGGGGGAAACCTCTCGTGAGGTCATGGCAAAGTCCGAGTTCATGCGCCGTCGGCAGACGACGTTCGACAAGGACATCAACGATTTTGCCAACGATGCAATGATTACCAGCCCGCTGCGCGGTCGCGTTGCGGAGGCCGCGGAATTCTTTTCGCGTGTCGGGTTTGCGCCGCTCACGAAGGTGCAGTTCTATGCTGTGGATGTTCCGACTTGGCTGGCCGGCTATCGCAACGGTCTGCGGAAATTCGATGGCGACGAAGGTCAGGCAATCGCCTTTGCGGATCGCATGGTTGCGCGGGCGCAGGACAGTGGTGCAATGCCGGACCGGTCGGCAATCTCTCGTGGAACGGTGTCGGAGAATGCCCGGCAGATTGAGTGGATAAAGCTGTTTACCACGCTTCAAGGTTACATGATCGCGAAATTTAACCGCGGTTATCTGACGGCGAAGCAGGGTGTCCGCGACATCCGGGCCGGCGAAACCGTGGCGGAAAGGTTCGGCGCGACCGCCGATATGGCGACCAATCTGATGCTGATCTACGTGGCAGAGTCCGCGATGATGGGCTTGCTCTATCTGGCCATGGCCGCGGGCGATGATGACGATGAACCAGACCGCGAGAAGTTTTTTACTTGGCTGGCAGAGGAAACCGTCGGAACTGTGATCGGCGGCTTTCCGATCGTGCGGGACGCCTGGTCCGTCATGTCCAATCCGGCGGCTACGGGCGGCGGGGTTTATGGTTCGATCACGGAAATCCCGGCGCGCCTCTTTCAGCAGGCCACGCAGGGCGAGAACGACAAGGCGCTGCGCCGCTCCGTAGCGGATGCTGTCGGTCTTGCAACTGGGTTGCCATCGACAGCCTTGATGCGCCCGATCGAGGAATTGCTTGAGGAAAGCGACGAGCGGTCCCTGATCGAGGCCCTGATGGGGCGCAACCCGCTGACCAACTGA
- a CDS encoding tail fiber domain-containing protein has translation MTVENSKNKSGPFNVTGTSGTYPREFLLLDAAHLRVIRVRGGQETDLTSGVSHTGIGTADGTVTVSSGIQAGDQIYLLRAVPNLQRSDYNAQGRVRTDQVENDFDLTVMQIQDVREVQSRALTLPVSSEVGGEDAMAAALAAPEYAAIAQQAALAARAMQFTSRQALADALTGAAIVSGQLVAVNGVTAIIDPAMTGYASALHDLGVDGVRLAGDVIYARWWTAGVEGDASAAITAANAYANARYGAAGQAVTLVLEGTLYIANQITLGTTGAGAQKAFNIDAKQAIFRVMAGGNLEATGEIEAIRIVNCMRSTLEFAQIQCYHRCGGISLERCINSIFTNVHIEKFFWRGFWIKGARSTPAAPTSAGLIVTGVTGEEWLNGDPEFADGANFVATGILNESHDVRVVMAHVGWCGLPIHNKAGSVEFISCHPYNGNATGVGVRLHPMGFLNEGASGVNLYDMYGDNGYIIDLGGGLRIHGLQILSGGSTMTQPYVRLSREVVLNSEIANCLEQIGYFTGTYPVSMFKGVVNIAALTPDPTVPVHFTPSYEWGNKNETWRQKFTTIASGSTPDITTIKVGSSASQEIVERYIPNRPSQDSGAYTQVRYGPGYVVFQQSTSSGGDVRVSGTQRVGISCPTDGSYPLVFHAGDTDVGRFQQGGVFRPADDNAQSLGVSTYRWSQVYAGTGTINTSDEREKQDIRDLTEAERAVAVRVKSLIRAFRFSDAVALKGGDARVHFGVMAQEVAAAFTAEGLDPMVYGIVCYDAWDDQPATIDSETGEIVEPARTAGDRWGVRYDELLAFMLAVL, from the coding sequence ATGACGGTAGAGAACTCCAAGAACAAGTCGGGCCCGTTCAATGTCACCGGCACGAGCGGGACATATCCACGGGAATTCCTTCTGCTCGACGCGGCACACCTGCGGGTGATCCGTGTTAGGGGCGGCCAGGAAACAGATCTGACTTCGGGGGTCAGCCATACCGGCATCGGAACGGCAGACGGAACGGTCACGGTATCTAGCGGCATTCAGGCTGGTGACCAGATCTATCTCCTACGCGCCGTGCCGAACCTCCAGCGCAGCGATTACAATGCGCAGGGGCGGGTAAGGACAGATCAGGTCGAGAACGATTTCGACCTGACCGTCATGCAAATCCAGGACGTGCGAGAGGTGCAGAGCAGGGCGCTGACGTTGCCCGTCTCATCGGAGGTCGGCGGGGAAGACGCGATGGCGGCTGCGCTTGCAGCGCCGGAATACGCGGCGATTGCACAGCAGGCAGCCCTTGCCGCGCGGGCCATGCAATTCACCAGCCGGCAAGCACTTGCGGATGCCTTGACGGGTGCCGCGATTGTTAGCGGTCAGCTCGTCGCGGTAAACGGGGTCACGGCCATTATTGACCCGGCCATGACGGGTTACGCATCGGCCCTCCATGATCTGGGCGTCGATGGGGTTCGTCTCGCGGGCGATGTGATCTATGCGCGTTGGTGGACCGCTGGGGTCGAAGGCGATGCTTCGGCTGCGATTACCGCCGCAAACGCCTACGCAAATGCGCGGTATGGCGCGGCCGGGCAGGCGGTGACGCTGGTTCTGGAAGGCACGCTTTATATCGCCAACCAGATCACGCTCGGCACCACGGGCGCGGGCGCGCAAAAGGCGTTCAACATCGACGCCAAGCAGGCGATCTTCCGGGTGATGGCAGGCGGCAATCTCGAAGCCACGGGAGAGATCGAAGCCATCCGCATCGTCAACTGCATGCGGTCCACGCTCGAATTCGCGCAGATCCAGTGCTACCACCGCTGCGGCGGCATTTCACTGGAACGCTGCATCAACTCGATTTTCACCAATGTGCACATCGAGAAGTTCTTCTGGCGCGGCTTCTGGATCAAGGGCGCGCGCTCCACCCCGGCCGCACCGACCAGCGCGGGCCTGATCGTCACCGGCGTGACCGGGGAGGAATGGCTGAACGGCGATCCCGAATTCGCTGACGGCGCCAACTTCGTCGCGACCGGCATCCTGAATGAAAGCCACGACGTTCGTGTCGTCATGGCCCACGTCGGCTGGTGCGGTCTGCCGATCCACAATAAGGCCGGATCGGTCGAGTTCATCTCCTGCCACCCCTACAACGGCAACGCTACCGGCGTTGGTGTTCGCCTTCACCCGATGGGCTTCCTGAACGAGGGGGCCTCCGGCGTGAACCTCTACGATATGTATGGGGATAACGGCTATATCATCGACCTCGGCGGCGGCTTGCGCATCCACGGGCTGCAAATCCTGAGCGGCGGCTCAACGATGACGCAGCCCTATGTGCGCCTTAGCCGTGAGGTCGTGCTCAATTCCGAAATCGCCAACTGCCTTGAACAGATCGGATATTTCACCGGGACTTATCCAGTCAGCATGTTCAAAGGCGTGGTGAATATTGCCGCGCTGACACCTGACCCGACAGTCCCCGTGCATTTCACCCCGTCCTATGAATGGGGGAACAAGAACGAGACCTGGCGGCAAAAGTTTACGACCATCGCCTCCGGCTCAACCCCCGACATCACCACGATCAAAGTGGGGTCCAGTGCAAGCCAAGAGATCGTAGAGCGGTATATTCCGAACCGGCCATCTCAGGACAGTGGCGCCTATACGCAAGTCCGATATGGCCCGGGTTACGTCGTATTCCAGCAATCAACGTCCAGCGGCGGGGATGTGCGCGTGTCTGGAACGCAGCGCGTGGGCATATCCTGCCCGACCGACGGAAGCTATCCGCTGGTGTTCCATGCTGGCGATACCGATGTGGGCCGTTTCCAGCAGGGTGGGGTTTTCCGGCCAGCCGACGATAACGCGCAGTCACTTGGCGTCAGCACCTATCGCTGGTCGCAGGTCTATGCCGGGACCGGCACGATCAACACCTCGGACGAGCGGGAAAAGCAGGACATACGCGACCTGACCGAGGCAGAGCGGGCCGTCGCCGTCCGGGTCAAAAGCCTGATCCGCGCTTTCCGGTTCAGCGATGCCGTGGCGCTCAAGGGCGGCGATGCCCGCGTCCACTTCGGCGTGATGGCGCAAGAGGTCGCAGCCGCGTTCACCGCCGAGGGGCTGGACCCGATGGTCTACGGGATCGTCTGTTACGACGCTTGGGACGATCAGCCCGCGACCATCGACAGCGAAACAGGCGAGATCGTGGAACCCGCGCGCACAGCCGGTGACAGGTGGGGCGTCCGCTACGATGAGCTTTTAGCCTTCATGCTGGCGGTGCTGTGA
- a CDS encoding peptidoglycan-binding protein, producing MILTADHLSAIAGGAANDNMQSTVAGLAKAGVGAGLERPHRLAHYLGQLAHESAGWRYDREIWGPTAAQKRYEGRADLGNTQPGDGSRFRGRGPIQITGRANYRSFAAWAQKLDARAPDFEADPEAVNTDPWEGLGPIWYWSTGNPTRASLNGLADANDLTSIARRINGGTNGLADRQARYVRAALVLAGYGATEVLRFQREAGLTVDGIAGPKTLAALHAKLKALPVVRFSATPEQGWLARLIQTLLNLLKG from the coding sequence ATGATCCTGACCGCAGATCATCTGTCGGCCATCGCCGGCGGGGCGGCGAACGACAACATGCAATCCACCGTGGCCGGGCTTGCGAAAGCGGGCGTCGGCGCGGGTCTGGAGCGACCGCACCGGCTGGCGCATTACCTTGGCCAACTTGCCCACGAAAGCGCAGGATGGCGGTATGATCGCGAGATCTGGGGGCCGACCGCCGCGCAGAAGCGATACGAGGGGCGCGCCGATCTGGGCAACACGCAACCCGGCGACGGCTCGCGCTTCCGGGGCAGGGGGCCGATCCAGATCACCGGCCGGGCGAATTACCGATCCTTTGCCGCGTGGGCGCAGAAACTGGACGCGCGCGCACCGGACTTTGAAGCCGATCCAGAGGCGGTCAATACCGATCCTTGGGAGGGGCTGGGGCCGATCTGGTATTGGTCCACCGGCAATCCGACGCGGGCGAGCCTGAACGGCCTTGCCGATGCCAATGACCTGACCTCGATCGCCAGGCGCATCAACGGCGGCACGAACGGGCTGGCGGACCGGCAGGCGCGCTATGTGCGGGCCGCGCTGGTGCTGGCTGGATATGGCGCGACCGAGGTGTTGCGGTTCCAGCGAGAGGCGGGGCTGACAGTCGATGGTATTGCCGGTCCCAAGACGCTGGCCGCGCTGCACGCCAAGCTCAAGGCTCTGCCTGTTGTGCGGTTTTCAGCGACGCCGGAGCAGGGCTGGCTTGCCCGCCTCATCCAAACCCTACTCAACCTTCTGAAAGGATAA
- a CDS encoding Acb2/Tad1 domain-containing protein — protein MQTKGQYRVGSTFNPSASGTVDQIKAKAAELIDMIEDIGVPPASSDGEQQRSAEICRLKALAQTEIESAAMWAVKAATKPEKG, from the coding sequence ATGCAAACCAAAGGCCAATACCGCGTCGGCTCGACGTTCAACCCCAGTGCAAGCGGCACGGTCGATCAAATCAAGGCCAAGGCGGCTGAACTGATCGACATGATCGAGGACATTGGTGTCCCTCCTGCTAGCAGTGATGGGGAGCAACAGCGCAGTGCCGAGATTTGTCGGCTCAAAGCCCTCGCCCAAACCGAGATCGAGAGCGCAGCCATGTGGGCTGTGAAGGCCGCGACCAAGCCGGAGAAAGGGTAA
- a CDS encoding tyrosine-type recombinase/integrase — translation MQKPQKETWRQLVKAYRGSAGFRKLAPRTQKSYNDTIEWILSNNADKSVTTLTKQRLRDLHVKFGETPRKADMLVQMVSILTNFAGNQLDWVISNPTEGLTLYGKQREYEPWPDWMGKNLADAPAIVRSAAELILGTGQRPAAAIAMRRDQFQGEWMMVTDEKGDESYEIFHPTELRSYVQSLPVTGIHILSRNLTQPMRYDTVEKSFRAWRTELGERAKPYSLHGLRKLAIIRLAEAGCTDAEIQAVTNQSAQTAAYYRKRANRKKTIQGGDGTERGQNMKVGTHSGKRFADGAAPQRNPLILWCRLQESNPRPSDYKLGGT, via the coding sequence GTGCAGAAGCCGCAGAAGGAGACGTGGCGGCAACTGGTGAAGGCATACCGGGGCAGCGCCGGGTTTCGAAAGCTCGCGCCCCGGACCCAGAAGTCCTATAACGACACCATAGAGTGGATATTGTCGAACAACGCTGACAAGAGCGTCACCACCCTGACCAAACAGAGGTTGCGCGACCTGCATGTCAAATTTGGCGAAACGCCTCGCAAGGCTGACATGCTCGTCCAGATGGTGTCGATCCTGACGAACTTCGCCGGGAACCAACTGGATTGGGTCATATCAAACCCGACAGAGGGGCTTACGCTCTATGGCAAGCAGCGCGAGTATGAGCCGTGGCCCGACTGGATGGGCAAGAATCTTGCTGATGCTCCAGCCATCGTTCGCAGTGCCGCCGAACTAATCTTGGGCACCGGCCAGCGACCCGCCGCTGCCATCGCCATGCGGAGGGATCAGTTTCAAGGGGAGTGGATGATGGTCACGGACGAAAAGGGCGATGAGAGTTATGAAATTTTCCACCCCACTGAACTACGATCCTACGTTCAAAGCCTGCCGGTGACCGGCATTCATATTCTTTCCCGGAACCTGACCCAACCCATGCGCTACGATACGGTTGAGAAATCTTTCCGGGCGTGGCGGACGGAATTGGGCGAGCGGGCCAAGCCCTATTCGCTGCACGGCCTGCGCAAGCTGGCCATCATCAGACTGGCCGAGGCCGGATGCACGGACGCCGAGATCCAAGCAGTAACGAACCAATCAGCCCAGACAGCGGCCTACTACCGCAAGCGCGCGAATCGGAAAAAAACTATCCAAGGCGGCGATGGAACAGAACGGGGGCAGAACATGAAAGTGGGAACACATAGTGGGAAACGCTTCGCCGACGGCGCAGCACCCCAGCGTAACCCCTTGATTTTATGGTGCCGGTTGCAGGAATCGAACCCGCGACCTTCTGATTACAAATTAGGCGGAACCTAA